A segment of the Ipomoea triloba cultivar NCNSP0323 chromosome 1, ASM357664v1 genome:
acataaaattgaaatattaaacATTTTGAGGTTGTATTGATATGTtgtataattttgattatttgtatagtatagattatataaGATATAGTAgtataatatgataatatctatatattgtattacATAATGCGTCCTAATCTCACTTTATTTTCcgtatttgtatatttttttttattaaatgcattatatattttttcagttGATGAAAATAGTTGTGTCAAAGACGCCAACATCCAACATGAACAGGTTCAATCAATATGTAATCCTAAAGCAAGACGTGTACTACCATCAACCCAATCAAATTCATTACGTACACCATTAAGTTGCATTACTCAAGGTAAcagtttttattttcaattaaaaatgtttGAACCAACATAAATCAATCCTAAACTGTCATGGAAACATATTTGTTTCATTCATAACGCTAAATTTGTATACACCTTCGTTTAAATTGTACAGATGAAAACAATGTTGTAAATTTTGCAAATTTGGATTCAATGGGTACTATTACTAATGGTAACAATAGCAttcctattattttttattgtcatATATTGTATACAATAATTACCCATTGTATATACATATGAAATATTGGAATTCATTAACAAGTATACTACGTACTCCATTTCTCACTATTCATTCCAATAGTTGCAATACCTCTACGCAAGATCTTCATTCATGCATTGCTACGGCACCCAAAAGTACCATAGATGGTAGTCTCTATCGCTTTAATACATTATACTAATATGTAGGATTATCAAGTTGTTTTTGTACttccattttaaaattatttttattaaagtcAACGTTTGTTTTAAATTCCTTAACCAtccatctatttttttttggggaataATATAGTAACAATTACACATCGTCTCAATAAAAGCAATACCGTGACAATGGATCATAGCACCATTAATACTCAGCATAACTCAATTGCCGAGATCTACTTATGGATTTTGATGATGTGGACAATACAATTGGTACCAATGATAAGACTTTAGTAGAATCTGGTAAGtattttgagaaagtataaattcTCAAAAGTTCTAACATGATCTTATTTAATGTAATCATTACATTAATCCCACTTTTACCTGTAGTTCAATATGCAGATTACGGAGATGCACAATACTTCTATGAGAGTTGTGGAGCTATGTTTTGGTATGATGAACGAATGAACAAGACAGTTGTACGGGGTAAGCCAAAGTTCTCCATATGTTGCAATCAAGGAAAGATCAAAGTGCCAAATAAATCTACCCCGCCTACAGATATTCTATATTCTATGTCCCACCAGGCACGGGAGAAATTTACCACCTTAGGTGCCTATTAAACATTGTGCGTGGCCTAACGTCTTTTGCAGAACTAAGGACAGTGGATGGTTATGAATATGATTCTTTTAGGGATGCATGTTACAAAATGGGTTTACTGGATGATGATAAAGAATATGTTGACGTTGTTAATGAAGCAAGTCATTGGGCTTTGGCCACTGCACTTAGGAAATTGTTTGTGACATTGTTAACATCCAACTCAATTGCTAAACCAGAGTTGGTTTGGCAAGCAGTGTGGCATCATTTATCAGAAGATGCTCAAGTAAATGCCAGAAAGCAATTAAGAAATCAAGGTAAaagctactatatatatatatatatatatatatatatatatatatatatatatatacttcatatGTTTGGATGTAGTATTGGTAAGATTGATGTTAAtggtttatattttaattatgctaTTTTCACAGATTTGTTGCTAACTGAGGCACAAAAGAAAAATTACGCACTGCAGGAAATACAGAAGTTGTTGTCCATTTGGGGCAAGAGTTTACAAGATTATCTTGATATGCCTCTGCCAGATAATGAAGTCACAATGCTCACCTCCAATAGGCTAATACATGAAGAGAGGTCGTACGATTCCACTGAGCAGTTATTGGAGAACGAAAGGCTAGTTGGTCTTCTAACTGATGAACAGTCATGATATACACAAGTATAATCAAGGATGTTGAAGAAAATTCTGGAGGGTTATTCTCTGTGTATGGTTATGGTGGAACTGGTAAAATTTTTTTGTGGCGAGCTCTTTTCTACACATTTTAGATCTAGAAGTGatattgttctaaatgttgcGTCAAGCGGTATAGCATCGTTGTTATTACCGGGAGGTCATACAGCTCACTCTAGATTTGCCATTCCAATTGCCATCAATGAGGACTCAACATGCAACATTAAACAAGGTAGTCCTTTGGCACAGTTAATTGTTGAGTGCAAGCttataatatgggatgaagctcCAATGATGCATAAGCATTGCTTTGAAGCTTTAGACAAGACAATGAGAAATTTGTTACGTTTCAAAAATCCATGTAGCTTAGACATGACATTTGGAGGTAAGACAGTAGTATTTGGTGGCGACTTTCGACAAATTCTGCTAGTGATTCCAAAGGGGGCAAGACAAGATATAGTTGGAGCATCAATCAATTCATCATATCTTtggaaaaattgtaaaatttttaggcTAACTAAGAATCTTCGATTGCAACACTCACAAGATGCTACTGGATACCGTGAACTTGAAGACTTCGTAACATGGATAGCTGTGGTTGGTGACGGTGATATTGGTAAAGCCACTGATGTTGATTTTGAAATCTCTATCCCTCAAAAGCATTTATTGGATAGTGGGGATGATCCGATAACAACTATTGTTGAAAACACTTTTCCTATGTTTAGAACTACACCTAATGAGGAAAATTTTCTGGAGAACCGTGCTATACTTGCCCCAACATTGGATGTGGTTGACAACATCAATGAGTACATGAATAATTTGAATGAAGCAGAGGGGAGAACTTATTTGAGTTGCAATTCCGTATGCAAATCGGATGCAAATATTGATATGCTATCTGACTTACATACACCGGAATTCCTGAATGGCATCAAATGTTCTGGTGTTCCAAATCATTCACTTACGCTGAAAGTTGGTTCCCCAGTAATGCTACTAAGGAACATTGACCACTCTCTAGGGCTTTGCAACGGCACTCGATTGATAATTACAAGATTGACGAGAGTGTTATTGAAGCTAAAATCATGTGTGGGCCTGATGTAGGAACAAAAGTGTTAGTACCGCGGATGTCACTAACACCTTCAGATCCAAGGCTACCTTTCAAGTTTCAAAGAAAACAATTCCCGCTAATgctttcatatgcaatgactatcaaTAAAAGTCAAGGACAAACATTATCACATGTTGGATTGTTCTTGAGAAAGCCAGTCTTTAATCATGAAAGTTAACTTGGGGATCAATCCTCTTTTATTTAATCTCTCGTTTTCTTTTGGTCGAGTACTTAACTTTCACTGTTTAAtgtttatttacaattatatgaAACTGGAGAAGAAATGGCAAATGTTGCGATTGCTTTTTCTGATTTCATTTGTCAAATAATAAGTTTTaccatgtttataattttactagttttacacgTGCATTATCGACTGGTTTAATACTcaatgtttataaaaaaaaagtaattcaaagtatatatatatatatatatatatatatatatatatatatatatatcaatgcaaaattaggtaaagttgcacttttcgtccctaagttataaagTAATAGTAATCCTAAGTGTTGGTGAtgttcacttttcgtccctaagttatcattgacattgtacttttagtccttttactaataaaatattagggacaaaaagtgaacATCACCAACACTTAGggacaaaatttgcaattttactccctttactaataaaatattaaggacgaaatttgaaattttagtataacttaggAAGGAAAAGTGCAACAGTAATAATAACTTaaggacaaaaagtgagcaTATTGGTAGAAACAAATTCCGTTTGCGGCTTTGATTGTTGCCACTTTGATTGTTGGTGATATAGATCCAAACATGGGACAGCGTGACATATTGGTAGAAACAAATTCCGGCATATTGAATCCGTCATATCTACCACTACAATACCCACTACTATATCCATATGGTGAAGACGGCTATAGAGAAGACATTCCGTTTGCGGACATTCTTGGTAGGGCATCCACGGCAAGAAACCGTGTAA
Coding sequences within it:
- the LOC116010693 gene encoding uncharacterized protein LOC116010693, giving the protein MLKKILEGYSLCMVMVELVKFFCGELFSTHFRSRSDIVLNVASSGIASLLLPGGHTAHSRFAIPIAINEDSTCNIKQGSPLAQLIVECKLIIWDEAPMMHKHCFEALDKTMRNLLRFKNPCSLDMTFGGKTVVFGGDFRQILLVIPKGARQDIVGASINSSYLWKNCKIFRLTKNLRLQHSQDATGYRELEDFVTWIAVVGDGDIGKATDVDFEISIPQKHLLDSGDDPITTIVENTFPMFRTTPNEENFLENRAILAPTLDVVDNINEYMNNLNEAEGRTYLSCNSVCKSDANIDMLSDLHTPEFLNGIKCSGVPNHSLTLKVGSPVMLLRNIDHSLGLCNGTRLIITRLTRVLLKLKSCVGLM